From a region of the Helianthus annuus cultivar XRQ/B chromosome 5, HanXRQr2.0-SUNRISE, whole genome shotgun sequence genome:
- the LOC110942416 gene encoding probable ubiquitin-like-specific protease 2B isoform X3 — protein MLEDSVDHHTFMDTDDFTVTEQLPQTGSDKSEPKAIPDSDEAVKVVQELPQPHAEPKTDLSGPDVNAFPNSELNSSEPDEAINVNPCEHNRLYQRSASSCSDIAENDGVFCGPSSDHCTGELEMDNEDIPAVVFYPEHMVYRDSCCTNCVLTFTSSCLKIEGSTLDNDDSTLRFQWGVQDILSIKSQLYELVGMAMVTIHVLTEDTIQAENGESNSGNELKFAIVGTNWYGRQEAVTSLNVKYKNLWSSMLESENPVNGDTQASFTKYFPNFDQPFEDIIYPKGDVDAVSISKRDVDLLLPDTFVNDTVIDFYIKYLKNKIKPEEKHRFHFFNSFFFRKLADPEKGPLDASEGKAAFQRVRKWTRKVNLFEKDYVFIPINYNYHWSLIVMCHLGEVATYKDEDVTKLTKVPCVLHMDSIRGSHTGLKGLMQSYLKEEWKGRLQEEASEDISSKFDNIRFISLELPQQPNTSDCGLFLLHYVELFLEQAPTYFNPFHITKSVNFLNVDWFPPAEASLKRTVIQKLVYDLLERPALEAPPSVTANDDNIRKKTAENFFPETCNPSTICQSSQDDQGIEISLLPSLSMASEPCPVGPTESFKAVSEPGSFLGMQFPSFNETMFAHYKSSPDPPIQEDVETGEQYFLSATGIDLQQDNGTSPEIPYSSLDYKSDEFWLPNRNSETSISGCEDSLEGVNGNNQTDQLRLSLMEPVGMLDDNENGNHIDQQRSPLMEPVEKIDDDDDDDDDDDDDDDNGNRVDQPRSPLMEPVGMLDGNGNDAGLVLSSNCFDMQANGPTGLALSADGSSVLESDEQHPMKRMRMTEPLLEGGPTCS, from the exons ATGCTAGAAGACTCCGTTGACCACCATACATTCATGGACACTG ATGATTTTACAGTTACAGAACAGTTACCTCAAACCGGTTCAGACAAATCCGAACCTAAGGCAATCCCAGATTCAGATGAGGCTGTTAAGGTTGTCCAAGAACTCCCCCAACCTCATGCAGAACCTAAAACTGATTTATCTGGACCAGATGTTAATGCATTTCCCAACAGTGAATTGAATTCATCAGAACCT GACGAGGCAATTAATGTGAACCCGTGTGAACACAATAGGCTGTATCAGAGATCAGCATCGTCCTGTTCTGATATTGCAGAAAATGATG GTGTTTTTTGTGGACCATCTTCAGATCATTGCACTGGCGAGTTAGAAATG GACAATGAAGATATACCAGCAGTGGTATTCTATCCTGAGCATATGGTGTACCGTGATAGTTGTTGTACAAATTGTGTTTTAACCTTCACTAGCAGTTGCTTAAAGATAGAAGGTTCAACTTTAGATAATGACGACAGTACCTTGAGATTTCAGTGGGGTGTTCAGGATATACTTAGTATCAAATCTCAGTTGTATGAGCTG GTAGGGATGGCAATGGTGACAATTCATGTACTTACGGAGGATACAATACAAGCTGAAAATGGTGAATCCAATTCAG GCAATGAGCTAAAGTTTGCAATTGTTGGCACTAACTGGTATGGGAGACAGGAAGCAGTCACATCTTTGAACGTCAAATACAAAAATTTATGGAGTAGTATGCTTGAGTCAGA GAATCCTGTCAATGGGGACACCCAAGCATCTTTTACAAAGTATTTTCCCAA TTTTGATCAGCCTTTTGAAGACATTATATATCCAAAAGGGGATGTTGATGCTGTTTCTATTAGTAAAAGAGACGTTGATTTGCTTCTACCAGACACATTTGTCAACGATACCGTCATTGACTTCTATATCAA ATATTTGAAGAACAAAATAAAGCCCGAGGAGAAACACCGGTTTCatttttttaatagttttttCTTCCGCAAGCTAGCTGACCCAGAAAAAGGTCCTCTTGATGCCTCTGAAGGGAAGGCAGCTTTTCAACGTGTAAGAAAGTGGACCAGAAAAGTCAACCTTTTTGAGAAAGATTATGTCTTTATTCCTATAAATTACAA CTATCATTGGAGTCTTATTGTAATGTGTCATCTTGGGGAAGTGGCCACATACAAAG ATGAAGATGTAACCAAGTTGACCAAAGTGCCATGTGTTCTGCATATGGATTCTATTAGAGGCAGTCATACTGGCCTCAAAGGTCTTATGCAAAG CTACCTTAAAGAAGAGTGGAAAGGGAGGCTACAAGAAGAAGCATCCGAAGACATTTCCTCAAAATTTGATAATATACGTTTCATTTCACTTGAG TTACCCCAGCAGCCAAATACATCCGACTGTGGTTTATTTTTGCTCCATTACGTAGAGCTCTTCTTGGAGCAAGCTCCAACTTATTTCAATCCATTTCATATAACGAAGAGTGTCAATTTC CTAAATGTGGATTGGTTTCCACCTGCTGAAGCATCTCTCAAAAGGACGGTTATTCAAAAATTAGTCTATGATCTTCTAGAACGACCTGCTCTTGAAGCTCCTCCATCCGTAACTGCTAATGATGATAATATCCGTAAAAAAACTGCTGAAAATTTCTTTCCAGAGACGTGCAATCCTTCAACGATTTGTCAAAGTTCTCAAGATGATCAGGGAATTGAAATCTCTCTATTACCGTCATTGTCTATGGCAAGTGAACCATGTCCTGTGGGCCCTACCGAATCTTTTAAAGCGGTCTCTGAACCAGGATCGTTTCTCGGCATGCAATTTCCGTCATTCAACGAGACAATGTTTGCCCACTACAAGAGTTCTCCAGACCCACCAATCCAG GAAGATGTAGAAACTGGGGAACAATATTTTTTGTCTGCAACAGGAATCGATCTCCAGCAAGACAATGGAACATCACCTGAAATCCCATATTCCTCTTTGGATTACAAAAGCGACGAATTTTGGCTTCCGAACAGAAATTCTGAAACATCAATTTCAGGGTGTGAAGATTCATTGGAAGGTGTCAATGGAAATAATCAAACCGATCAACTAAGATTATCGTTAATGGAGCCTGTTGGGATGCTTGATGATAATGAAAATGGTAATCATATTGATCAACAAAGATCACCATTAATGGAGCCTGTTGAGAagatagatgatgatgatgatgatgatgatgatgatgatgatgatgatgataatggtaATCGAGTTGATCAACCAAGATCACCATTAATGGAGCCTGTTGGGATGCTTGATGGTAATGGTAACGATGCGGGTCTGGTATTATCTTCTAACTGCTTTGACATGCAAGCCAATGGGCCCACGGGTCTTGCATTATCTGCTGATGGGTCGTCTGTGTTGGAATCAGATGAGCAGCATCCTATGAAAAGGATGCGAATGACGGAACCCCTTCTTGAAGGCGGGCCCACCTGTAGCTGA
- the LOC110942416 gene encoding probable ubiquitin-like-specific protease 2B isoform X5 codes for MLEDSVDHHTFMDTEQLPQTGSDKSEPKAIPDSDEAVKVVQELPQPHAEPKTDLSGPDVNAFPNSELNSSEPDEAINVNPCEHNRLYQRSASSCSDIAENDGVFCGPSSDHCTGELEMDNEDIPAVVFYPEHMVYRDSCCTNCVLTFTSSCLKIEGSTLDNDDSTLRFQWGVQDILSIKSQLYELVGMAMVTIHVLTEDTIQAENGESNSGNELKFAIVGTNWYGRQEAVTSLNVKYKNLWSSMLESENPVNGDTQASFTKYFPNFDQPFEDIIYPKGDVDAVSISKRDVDLLLPDTFVNDTVIDFYIKYLKNKIKPEEKHRFHFFNSFFFRKLADPEKGPLDASEGKAAFQRVRKWTRKVNLFEKDYVFIPINYNYHWSLIVMCHLGEVATYKDEDVTKLTKVPCVLHMDSIRGSHTGLKGLMQSYLKEEWKGRLQEEASEDISSKFDNIRFISLELPQQPNTSDCGLFLLHYVELFLEQAPTYFNPFHITKSVNFLNVDWFPPAEASLKRTVIQKLVYDLLERPALEAPPSVTANDDNIRKKTAENFFPETCNPSTICQSSQDDQGIEISLLPSLSMASEPCPVGPTESFKAVSEPGSFLGMQFPSFNETMFAHYKSSPDPPIQLKQEDVETGEQYFLSATGIDLQQDNGTSPEIPYSSLDYKSDEFWLPNRNSETSISGCEDSLEGVNGNNQTDQLRLSLMEPVGMLDDNENGNHIDQQRSPLMEPVEKIDDDDDDDDDDDDDDDNGNRVDQPRSPLMEPVGMLDGNGNDAGLVLSSNCFDMQANGPTGLALSADGSSVLESDEQHPMKRMRMTEPLLEGGPTCS; via the exons ATGCTAGAAGACTCCGTTGACCACCATACATTCATGGACACTG AACAGTTACCTCAAACCGGTTCAGACAAATCCGAACCTAAGGCAATCCCAGATTCAGATGAGGCTGTTAAGGTTGTCCAAGAACTCCCCCAACCTCATGCAGAACCTAAAACTGATTTATCTGGACCAGATGTTAATGCATTTCCCAACAGTGAATTGAATTCATCAGAACCT GACGAGGCAATTAATGTGAACCCGTGTGAACACAATAGGCTGTATCAGAGATCAGCATCGTCCTGTTCTGATATTGCAGAAAATGATG GTGTTTTTTGTGGACCATCTTCAGATCATTGCACTGGCGAGTTAGAAATG GACAATGAAGATATACCAGCAGTGGTATTCTATCCTGAGCATATGGTGTACCGTGATAGTTGTTGTACAAATTGTGTTTTAACCTTCACTAGCAGTTGCTTAAAGATAGAAGGTTCAACTTTAGATAATGACGACAGTACCTTGAGATTTCAGTGGGGTGTTCAGGATATACTTAGTATCAAATCTCAGTTGTATGAGCTG GTAGGGATGGCAATGGTGACAATTCATGTACTTACGGAGGATACAATACAAGCTGAAAATGGTGAATCCAATTCAG GCAATGAGCTAAAGTTTGCAATTGTTGGCACTAACTGGTATGGGAGACAGGAAGCAGTCACATCTTTGAACGTCAAATACAAAAATTTATGGAGTAGTATGCTTGAGTCAGA GAATCCTGTCAATGGGGACACCCAAGCATCTTTTACAAAGTATTTTCCCAA TTTTGATCAGCCTTTTGAAGACATTATATATCCAAAAGGGGATGTTGATGCTGTTTCTATTAGTAAAAGAGACGTTGATTTGCTTCTACCAGACACATTTGTCAACGATACCGTCATTGACTTCTATATCAA ATATTTGAAGAACAAAATAAAGCCCGAGGAGAAACACCGGTTTCatttttttaatagttttttCTTCCGCAAGCTAGCTGACCCAGAAAAAGGTCCTCTTGATGCCTCTGAAGGGAAGGCAGCTTTTCAACGTGTAAGAAAGTGGACCAGAAAAGTCAACCTTTTTGAGAAAGATTATGTCTTTATTCCTATAAATTACAA CTATCATTGGAGTCTTATTGTAATGTGTCATCTTGGGGAAGTGGCCACATACAAAG ATGAAGATGTAACCAAGTTGACCAAAGTGCCATGTGTTCTGCATATGGATTCTATTAGAGGCAGTCATACTGGCCTCAAAGGTCTTATGCAAAG CTACCTTAAAGAAGAGTGGAAAGGGAGGCTACAAGAAGAAGCATCCGAAGACATTTCCTCAAAATTTGATAATATACGTTTCATTTCACTTGAG TTACCCCAGCAGCCAAATACATCCGACTGTGGTTTATTTTTGCTCCATTACGTAGAGCTCTTCTTGGAGCAAGCTCCAACTTATTTCAATCCATTTCATATAACGAAGAGTGTCAATTTC CTAAATGTGGATTGGTTTCCACCTGCTGAAGCATCTCTCAAAAGGACGGTTATTCAAAAATTAGTCTATGATCTTCTAGAACGACCTGCTCTTGAAGCTCCTCCATCCGTAACTGCTAATGATGATAATATCCGTAAAAAAACTGCTGAAAATTTCTTTCCAGAGACGTGCAATCCTTCAACGATTTGTCAAAGTTCTCAAGATGATCAGGGAATTGAAATCTCTCTATTACCGTCATTGTCTATGGCAAGTGAACCATGTCCTGTGGGCCCTACCGAATCTTTTAAAGCGGTCTCTGAACCAGGATCGTTTCTCGGCATGCAATTTCCGTCATTCAACGAGACAATGTTTGCCCACTACAAGAGTTCTCCAGACCCACCAATCCAG TTGAAACAGGAAGATGTAGAAACTGGGGAACAATATTTTTTGTCTGCAACAGGAATCGATCTCCAGCAAGACAATGGAACATCACCTGAAATCCCATATTCCTCTTTGGATTACAAAAGCGACGAATTTTGGCTTCCGAACAGAAATTCTGAAACATCAATTTCAGGGTGTGAAGATTCATTGGAAGGTGTCAATGGAAATAATCAAACCGATCAACTAAGATTATCGTTAATGGAGCCTGTTGGGATGCTTGATGATAATGAAAATGGTAATCATATTGATCAACAAAGATCACCATTAATGGAGCCTGTTGAGAagatagatgatgatgatgatgatgatgatgatgatgatgatgatgatgataatggtaATCGAGTTGATCAACCAAGATCACCATTAATGGAGCCTGTTGGGATGCTTGATGGTAATGGTAACGATGCGGGTCTGGTATTATCTTCTAACTGCTTTGACATGCAAGCCAATGGGCCCACGGGTCTTGCATTATCTGCTGATGGGTCGTCTGTGTTGGAATCAGATGAGCAGCATCCTATGAAAAGGATGCGAATGACGGAACCCCTTCTTGAAGGCGGGCCCACCTGTAGCTGA
- the LOC110942416 gene encoding probable ubiquitin-like-specific protease 2B isoform X4, with amino-acid sequence MLEDSVDHHTFMDTVTEQLPQTGSDKSEPKAIPDSDEAVKVVQELPQPHAEPKTDLSGPDVNAFPNSELNSSEPDEAINVNPCEHNRLYQRSASSCSDIAENDGVFCGPSSDHCTGELEMDNEDIPAVVFYPEHMVYRDSCCTNCVLTFTSSCLKIEGSTLDNDDSTLRFQWGVQDILSIKSQLYELVGMAMVTIHVLTEDTIQAENGESNSGNELKFAIVGTNWYGRQEAVTSLNVKYKNLWSSMLESENPVNGDTQASFTKYFPNFDQPFEDIIYPKGDVDAVSISKRDVDLLLPDTFVNDTVIDFYIKYLKNKIKPEEKHRFHFFNSFFFRKLADPEKGPLDASEGKAAFQRVRKWTRKVNLFEKDYVFIPINYNYHWSLIVMCHLGEVATYKDEDVTKLTKVPCVLHMDSIRGSHTGLKGLMQSYLKEEWKGRLQEEASEDISSKFDNIRFISLELPQQPNTSDCGLFLLHYVELFLEQAPTYFNPFHITKSVNFLNVDWFPPAEASLKRTVIQKLVYDLLERPALEAPPSVTANDDNIRKKTAENFFPETCNPSTICQSSQDDQGIEISLLPSLSMASEPCPVGPTESFKAVSEPGSFLGMQFPSFNETMFAHYKSSPDPPIQLKQEDVETGEQYFLSATGIDLQQDNGTSPEIPYSSLDYKSDEFWLPNRNSETSISGCEDSLEGVNGNNQTDQLRLSLMEPVGMLDDNENGNHIDQQRSPLMEPVEKIDDDDDDDDDDDDDDDNGNRVDQPRSPLMEPVGMLDGNGNDAGLVLSSNCFDMQANGPTGLALSADGSSVLESDEQHPMKRMRMTEPLLEGGPTCS; translated from the exons ATGCTAGAAGACTCCGTTGACCACCATACATTCATGGACACTG TTACAGAACAGTTACCTCAAACCGGTTCAGACAAATCCGAACCTAAGGCAATCCCAGATTCAGATGAGGCTGTTAAGGTTGTCCAAGAACTCCCCCAACCTCATGCAGAACCTAAAACTGATTTATCTGGACCAGATGTTAATGCATTTCCCAACAGTGAATTGAATTCATCAGAACCT GACGAGGCAATTAATGTGAACCCGTGTGAACACAATAGGCTGTATCAGAGATCAGCATCGTCCTGTTCTGATATTGCAGAAAATGATG GTGTTTTTTGTGGACCATCTTCAGATCATTGCACTGGCGAGTTAGAAATG GACAATGAAGATATACCAGCAGTGGTATTCTATCCTGAGCATATGGTGTACCGTGATAGTTGTTGTACAAATTGTGTTTTAACCTTCACTAGCAGTTGCTTAAAGATAGAAGGTTCAACTTTAGATAATGACGACAGTACCTTGAGATTTCAGTGGGGTGTTCAGGATATACTTAGTATCAAATCTCAGTTGTATGAGCTG GTAGGGATGGCAATGGTGACAATTCATGTACTTACGGAGGATACAATACAAGCTGAAAATGGTGAATCCAATTCAG GCAATGAGCTAAAGTTTGCAATTGTTGGCACTAACTGGTATGGGAGACAGGAAGCAGTCACATCTTTGAACGTCAAATACAAAAATTTATGGAGTAGTATGCTTGAGTCAGA GAATCCTGTCAATGGGGACACCCAAGCATCTTTTACAAAGTATTTTCCCAA TTTTGATCAGCCTTTTGAAGACATTATATATCCAAAAGGGGATGTTGATGCTGTTTCTATTAGTAAAAGAGACGTTGATTTGCTTCTACCAGACACATTTGTCAACGATACCGTCATTGACTTCTATATCAA ATATTTGAAGAACAAAATAAAGCCCGAGGAGAAACACCGGTTTCatttttttaatagttttttCTTCCGCAAGCTAGCTGACCCAGAAAAAGGTCCTCTTGATGCCTCTGAAGGGAAGGCAGCTTTTCAACGTGTAAGAAAGTGGACCAGAAAAGTCAACCTTTTTGAGAAAGATTATGTCTTTATTCCTATAAATTACAA CTATCATTGGAGTCTTATTGTAATGTGTCATCTTGGGGAAGTGGCCACATACAAAG ATGAAGATGTAACCAAGTTGACCAAAGTGCCATGTGTTCTGCATATGGATTCTATTAGAGGCAGTCATACTGGCCTCAAAGGTCTTATGCAAAG CTACCTTAAAGAAGAGTGGAAAGGGAGGCTACAAGAAGAAGCATCCGAAGACATTTCCTCAAAATTTGATAATATACGTTTCATTTCACTTGAG TTACCCCAGCAGCCAAATACATCCGACTGTGGTTTATTTTTGCTCCATTACGTAGAGCTCTTCTTGGAGCAAGCTCCAACTTATTTCAATCCATTTCATATAACGAAGAGTGTCAATTTC CTAAATGTGGATTGGTTTCCACCTGCTGAAGCATCTCTCAAAAGGACGGTTATTCAAAAATTAGTCTATGATCTTCTAGAACGACCTGCTCTTGAAGCTCCTCCATCCGTAACTGCTAATGATGATAATATCCGTAAAAAAACTGCTGAAAATTTCTTTCCAGAGACGTGCAATCCTTCAACGATTTGTCAAAGTTCTCAAGATGATCAGGGAATTGAAATCTCTCTATTACCGTCATTGTCTATGGCAAGTGAACCATGTCCTGTGGGCCCTACCGAATCTTTTAAAGCGGTCTCTGAACCAGGATCGTTTCTCGGCATGCAATTTCCGTCATTCAACGAGACAATGTTTGCCCACTACAAGAGTTCTCCAGACCCACCAATCCAG TTGAAACAGGAAGATGTAGAAACTGGGGAACAATATTTTTTGTCTGCAACAGGAATCGATCTCCAGCAAGACAATGGAACATCACCTGAAATCCCATATTCCTCTTTGGATTACAAAAGCGACGAATTTTGGCTTCCGAACAGAAATTCTGAAACATCAATTTCAGGGTGTGAAGATTCATTGGAAGGTGTCAATGGAAATAATCAAACCGATCAACTAAGATTATCGTTAATGGAGCCTGTTGGGATGCTTGATGATAATGAAAATGGTAATCATATTGATCAACAAAGATCACCATTAATGGAGCCTGTTGAGAagatagatgatgatgatgatgatgatgatgatgatgatgatgatgatgataatggtaATCGAGTTGATCAACCAAGATCACCATTAATGGAGCCTGTTGGGATGCTTGATGGTAATGGTAACGATGCGGGTCTGGTATTATCTTCTAACTGCTTTGACATGCAAGCCAATGGGCCCACGGGTCTTGCATTATCTGCTGATGGGTCGTCTGTGTTGGAATCAGATGAGCAGCATCCTATGAAAAGGATGCGAATGACGGAACCCCTTCTTGAAGGCGGGCCCACCTGTAGCTGA
- the LOC110942416 gene encoding probable ubiquitin-like-specific protease 2B isoform X2, with protein sequence MLEDSVDHHTFMDTVTVTEQLPQTGSDKSEPKAIPDSDEAVKVVQELPQPHAEPKTDLSGPDVNAFPNSELNSSEPDEAINVNPCEHNRLYQRSASSCSDIAENDGVFCGPSSDHCTGELEMDNEDIPAVVFYPEHMVYRDSCCTNCVLTFTSSCLKIEGSTLDNDDSTLRFQWGVQDILSIKSQLYELVGMAMVTIHVLTEDTIQAENGESNSGNELKFAIVGTNWYGRQEAVTSLNVKYKNLWSSMLESENPVNGDTQASFTKYFPNFDQPFEDIIYPKGDVDAVSISKRDVDLLLPDTFVNDTVIDFYIKYLKNKIKPEEKHRFHFFNSFFFRKLADPEKGPLDASEGKAAFQRVRKWTRKVNLFEKDYVFIPINYNYHWSLIVMCHLGEVATYKDEDVTKLTKVPCVLHMDSIRGSHTGLKGLMQSYLKEEWKGRLQEEASEDISSKFDNIRFISLELPQQPNTSDCGLFLLHYVELFLEQAPTYFNPFHITKSVNFLNVDWFPPAEASLKRTVIQKLVYDLLERPALEAPPSVTANDDNIRKKTAENFFPETCNPSTICQSSQDDQGIEISLLPSLSMASEPCPVGPTESFKAVSEPGSFLGMQFPSFNETMFAHYKSSPDPPIQLKQEDVETGEQYFLSATGIDLQQDNGTSPEIPYSSLDYKSDEFWLPNRNSETSISGCEDSLEGVNGNNQTDQLRLSLMEPVGMLDDNENGNHIDQQRSPLMEPVEKIDDDDDDDDDDDDDDDNGNRVDQPRSPLMEPVGMLDGNGNDAGLVLSSNCFDMQANGPTGLALSADGSSVLESDEQHPMKRMRMTEPLLEGGPTCS encoded by the exons ATGCTAGAAGACTCCGTTGACCACCATACATTCATGGACACTG TTACAGTTACAGAACAGTTACCTCAAACCGGTTCAGACAAATCCGAACCTAAGGCAATCCCAGATTCAGATGAGGCTGTTAAGGTTGTCCAAGAACTCCCCCAACCTCATGCAGAACCTAAAACTGATTTATCTGGACCAGATGTTAATGCATTTCCCAACAGTGAATTGAATTCATCAGAACCT GACGAGGCAATTAATGTGAACCCGTGTGAACACAATAGGCTGTATCAGAGATCAGCATCGTCCTGTTCTGATATTGCAGAAAATGATG GTGTTTTTTGTGGACCATCTTCAGATCATTGCACTGGCGAGTTAGAAATG GACAATGAAGATATACCAGCAGTGGTATTCTATCCTGAGCATATGGTGTACCGTGATAGTTGTTGTACAAATTGTGTTTTAACCTTCACTAGCAGTTGCTTAAAGATAGAAGGTTCAACTTTAGATAATGACGACAGTACCTTGAGATTTCAGTGGGGTGTTCAGGATATACTTAGTATCAAATCTCAGTTGTATGAGCTG GTAGGGATGGCAATGGTGACAATTCATGTACTTACGGAGGATACAATACAAGCTGAAAATGGTGAATCCAATTCAG GCAATGAGCTAAAGTTTGCAATTGTTGGCACTAACTGGTATGGGAGACAGGAAGCAGTCACATCTTTGAACGTCAAATACAAAAATTTATGGAGTAGTATGCTTGAGTCAGA GAATCCTGTCAATGGGGACACCCAAGCATCTTTTACAAAGTATTTTCCCAA TTTTGATCAGCCTTTTGAAGACATTATATATCCAAAAGGGGATGTTGATGCTGTTTCTATTAGTAAAAGAGACGTTGATTTGCTTCTACCAGACACATTTGTCAACGATACCGTCATTGACTTCTATATCAA ATATTTGAAGAACAAAATAAAGCCCGAGGAGAAACACCGGTTTCatttttttaatagttttttCTTCCGCAAGCTAGCTGACCCAGAAAAAGGTCCTCTTGATGCCTCTGAAGGGAAGGCAGCTTTTCAACGTGTAAGAAAGTGGACCAGAAAAGTCAACCTTTTTGAGAAAGATTATGTCTTTATTCCTATAAATTACAA CTATCATTGGAGTCTTATTGTAATGTGTCATCTTGGGGAAGTGGCCACATACAAAG ATGAAGATGTAACCAAGTTGACCAAAGTGCCATGTGTTCTGCATATGGATTCTATTAGAGGCAGTCATACTGGCCTCAAAGGTCTTATGCAAAG CTACCTTAAAGAAGAGTGGAAAGGGAGGCTACAAGAAGAAGCATCCGAAGACATTTCCTCAAAATTTGATAATATACGTTTCATTTCACTTGAG TTACCCCAGCAGCCAAATACATCCGACTGTGGTTTATTTTTGCTCCATTACGTAGAGCTCTTCTTGGAGCAAGCTCCAACTTATTTCAATCCATTTCATATAACGAAGAGTGTCAATTTC CTAAATGTGGATTGGTTTCCACCTGCTGAAGCATCTCTCAAAAGGACGGTTATTCAAAAATTAGTCTATGATCTTCTAGAACGACCTGCTCTTGAAGCTCCTCCATCCGTAACTGCTAATGATGATAATATCCGTAAAAAAACTGCTGAAAATTTCTTTCCAGAGACGTGCAATCCTTCAACGATTTGTCAAAGTTCTCAAGATGATCAGGGAATTGAAATCTCTCTATTACCGTCATTGTCTATGGCAAGTGAACCATGTCCTGTGGGCCCTACCGAATCTTTTAAAGCGGTCTCTGAACCAGGATCGTTTCTCGGCATGCAATTTCCGTCATTCAACGAGACAATGTTTGCCCACTACAAGAGTTCTCCAGACCCACCAATCCAG TTGAAACAGGAAGATGTAGAAACTGGGGAACAATATTTTTTGTCTGCAACAGGAATCGATCTCCAGCAAGACAATGGAACATCACCTGAAATCCCATATTCCTCTTTGGATTACAAAAGCGACGAATTTTGGCTTCCGAACAGAAATTCTGAAACATCAATTTCAGGGTGTGAAGATTCATTGGAAGGTGTCAATGGAAATAATCAAACCGATCAACTAAGATTATCGTTAATGGAGCCTGTTGGGATGCTTGATGATAATGAAAATGGTAATCATATTGATCAACAAAGATCACCATTAATGGAGCCTGTTGAGAagatagatgatgatgatgatgatgatgatgatgatgatgatgatgatgataatggtaATCGAGTTGATCAACCAAGATCACCATTAATGGAGCCTGTTGGGATGCTTGATGGTAATGGTAACGATGCGGGTCTGGTATTATCTTCTAACTGCTTTGACATGCAAGCCAATGGGCCCACGGGTCTTGCATTATCTGCTGATGGGTCGTCTGTGTTGGAATCAGATGAGCAGCATCCTATGAAAAGGATGCGAATGACGGAACCCCTTCTTGAAGGCGGGCCCACCTGTAGCTGA